In Helianthus annuus cultivar XRQ/B chromosome 9, HanXRQr2.0-SUNRISE, whole genome shotgun sequence, the following are encoded in one genomic region:
- the LOC110877249 gene encoding uncharacterized protein LOC110877249, producing MADTTAKEAKISIKVIIDKVNRRVVYAEADHTFVDILFCFMTLPLGTIVRLLGKLDDKKYEGFGSLKNVYQSLEDFPECYLSTEECKHMLLNPRSLSIDHCRNLKLQIDDTEPLKYFKCAACADYSSYQPIFSTCTKAKCPKCGKLMTSEVTGSIQQAKVCVSGGGVFVSDIVTFIVTDDLCVMPYTSASSIQLVTRLGISDKSCLEEIKLDMGCEEILHLLKMALSLDSVFTYLVFHRVEPIRDILIPGQSGTLDQIDLTEKEESSSSKIHLEVTLQNSTGKLLFAEAQEDFIDFLFGFLSIPLGTVVGELMKGVSSLTCMDNIFKSISNMSVGRYLKSQEIKDMLLKAHIGQQYSSKHQVFRLEGIPLLWSSKYHKDPRIDRGLLKQSGMFIVTNDLIITPSSSYSTLNTLNDLKVSFFDIKREEISIGLTEGLKILKASLKSHSTLTDSLEHLLKM from the exons ATGGCTGACACCAcggcaaaggaagctaaaatctCGATAAAAGTAATAATAGACAAAGTGAATAGGAGAGTGGTGTATGCTGAAGCTGACCACACATTTGTTGACATTCTATTCTGCTTCATGACACTACCATTGGGAACAATTGTCAGGCTCTTAGGGAAACTTGATGATAAAAAGTATGAGGGTTTTGGGAGCTTGAAAAATGTGTACCAGAGTCTGGAGGATTTTCCCGAGTGTTACCTATCGACAGAAGAATGCAAACAcatgcttcttaacccaagaAGTCTGTCAATTGATCACTGCAGAAATCTTAAACTGCAAATAGATGACACAGAGCCCTTGAAATACTTTAAATGTGCTGCATGTGCCGATTACTCTTCCTATCAACCAATATTCAGCACTTGTACCAAAGCTAAATGCCCGAAATGTGGCAAGTTGATGACTTCGGAAGTAACTGGATCAATCCAGCAGGCCAAAGTTTGtgttagtggtggtggtgtgtttGTTTCCGATATTGTTACTTTTATTGTAACCGACGATCTTTGTGTGATGCCTTATACTTCTGCAAGTAGCATTCAGTTGGTGACACGTCTTGGAATTAGTGACAAGAGCTGTTTAGAGGAAATCAAATTAGATATGGGCTGTGAGGAG attctTCATCTTTTAAAGATGGCACTATCACTCGATTCTGTGTTCACATATTTAGTTTTCCATAGGGTTGAACCGATCCGAGATATACTTATTCCTGGCCAAAGCGGTACTCTTGATCAAATTGATTTAACGGAAAAAGAAGAATCATCGAGTTCAAAGATTCATCTAGAAGTAACCTTGCAAAATTCAACTGGTAAGCTTCTATTTGCAGAAGCCCAAGAAGATTTTATTGATTTTCTCTTCGGGTTTTTATCAATTCCTTTAGGAACGGTGGTTGGGGAACTGATGAAAGGGGTTTCTTCGCTAACTTGTATGGATAATATTTTCAAGAGTATATCAAACATGAGTGTAGGAAGATACCTTAAGTCACAAGAAATAAAGGATATGCTACTTAAAGCTCATATCGGTCAGCAGTATTCTTCAAAACACCAGGTTTTTCGGTTGGAAGGCATCCCATTACTATGGAGTTCTAAGTATCATAAAGATCCGAGGATAGACAGGGGACTACTAAAACAATCTGGAATGTTTATTGTGACAAATGATTTGATCATAACCCCATCCTCGTCATATTCAACTTTGAATACTCTAAACGATTTGAAAGTCTCGTTTTTTGATATTAAGAGAGAGGAGATTAGCATTGGCTTAACTGAG GGCTTAAAAATTTTAAAAGCTTCGCTTAAATCTCACTCGACTCTGACTGATAGCCTTGAGCATCTACTAAAAATGTGA
- the LOC118481663 gene encoding protein FAR-RED IMPAIRED RESPONSE 1-like — MSSYWDSNYIFGQYSSEKWGHESVPVFNSLDELKKRIQEIANADGFVNVTRRSKKIGGRTGRVWLECDRGGEHKSTATLRKAGSKKTGCPFYLLAVRNHPYETWEIKDGTIEHNHELCEDLSAHAFVRRFTPSEMKLIEQLIAQNMEPRKIFQTIRKQDPDRFHVQKDVQNVVAKIRAEQRHGLTPMQSLENVLINNDFIYETREEPGIEIVTEIFFLHRDSRVMWRAFPHVMMIDATYKTNIYNMPFIQIVGMTPTNKPFIIAHAVVSKKWGDNFVWVLERVKSMLDECMEPRVILTDRDLALMGACAKVFPDASRLLCRWHIQQNVMKHCKGAFTDEDWKKFLSFWGSLIESPSIPIYDYHLRNMRKRLVECKRSRVFKYVYDNWLKDYKEMFVFAWTDKRRNFGNRTTNRVESQHANLKRYVLDRSSLDRVVGCVRDIVETQFGEIRKTFRESIEKTMKHHKHPMFQHLHGKVSHTALDLLHGEAIRKLDVLERFSSSCGCQMWHSCGLPCACRIEKYMCEERPIQLEDIDVFWRKLNFQSCKLIDDSVDVVEELDVVRQQLQSHPPNSAKKPAFKD; from the exons ATGTCATCATATTGGGACAGCAACTATATCTTCGGGCAGTATTCTAGCGAAAAGTGGGGGCACGAAAGCGTTCCG GTTTTCAACTCCTTAGATGAACTAAAGAAACGGATACAAGAAATAGCAAACGCGGATGGTTTCGTTAATGTCACCCGTCGATCAAAGAAAATCGGGGGAAGAACCGGGAGGGTATGGCTTGAATGTGATCGTGGTGGTGAGCACAAGAGTACAGCAACACTTAGAAAAGCTGGAAGCAAAAAAACCGGTTGCCCGTTTTACCTGCTGGCTGTCCGAAACCACCCGTATGAAACCTGGGAGATAAAAGACGGAACAATTGAACATAACCACGAACTTTGTGAGGACCTGTCGGCCCACGCGTTTGTGCGAAGGTTTACTCCAAGCGAAATGAAACTGATCGAGCAGCTGAtagctcaaaacatggagccgcgcaaaatatttcaaacgataaggaagcagGACCCCGACAGGTTTCATGTTCAGAAAGACGTTCAAAACGTTGTAGCGAAGATTAGAGCCGAACAAAGACATGGATTGACTCCCATGCAGTCACTAGAAAATGTGCTGATAAACAACGACTTTATTTACGAGACACGGGAAGAACCCGGAATAGAGATCGTAACAGAGATCTTCTTTCTTCATCGGGACTCGAGAGtcatgtggcgtgcattcccccaCGTCATGATGATCGATGCGACGTACAAGACAAACATATACAATATGCCCTTTATCCAGATTGTTGGTATGACGCCTACCAACAAACCGTTTATTATCGCGCATGCCGTTGTTAGTAAAAAATGGGGTGATAACTTTGTGTGGGTGCTTGAGAGGGTTAAGTCAATGTTGGATGAATGTATGGAgccacgtgtgattttaacggatAGAGACCTAGCCCTTATGGGCGCGTGTGCTAAAGTATTTCCAGACGCCTCCAGGCTTCTTTGCAGGTGGCACATACAACAAAATGTTATGAAGCACTGCAAGGGTGCCTTCACAGACGAAGACTGgaagaaatttttgtcattcTGGGGGTCATTGATTGAGTCTCCATCCATACCCATCTACGACTACCACTTGCGCAACATGCGAAAGCGACTTGTGGAGTGCAAACGTTCTA gagtcttcaaatacgtgtacgataactggctaaaagactataaggagatgtttgtctttgcgtggactgataagaggcgcaactttggtaatcgtactacaaacagagttgagagccaacaCGCCAACTTAAAGAGATACGTCCTAGATAGGAGCTCGCTAGACCGTGTAGTTGGTTGTGTCCGGGATATAGTTGAGACACAGTTCGGTGAAATAAGGAAGACTTTTCGAGAAAGCATCGAAAAAACAATGAAACACCACAAACACCCGATGTTTCAACACCTACATGGAAAAGTATCCCATACAGCCCTTGACTTGTTGCATGGAGAGGCAATTAGGAAGCTAGATGTCTTGGAGCGCTTTAGttcatcatgtggttgccaaATGTGGCACAGCTGTGGGTTGCCCTGTGCTTGTAGGATAGAAAAGTACATGTGTGAAG AGCGTCCGATTCAACTCGAAGACATAGACGTCTTCTGGCGGAAACTTAACttccaaagttgtaaattgatagACGACTCCGTTGACGTGGTCGAAGAGCTAGATGTTGTTAGACAACAATTACAGTCGCACCCCCCCAACTCAGCAAAAAAGCCTGCTTTCAAAGATTAA